The following are encoded in a window of Methylocystis rosea genomic DNA:
- a CDS encoding SMODS domain-containing nucleotidyltransferase: MSVLSYLEKRASDAVLSSDEKSSISTSITTLKTRLNVHFSSKVSEHFQFGSSTRGTILPRAMDAHSDIDYMIVFSERGYAPQTYLDRLKRFVETYYSRSEIYQSSPTVVLELNHIRFDLVPALSTGWGSYDIPSGLNNWQSTNPNDFNSTLENSNKNNSYLIKPTIRLAKFWNAKNDYVFESFSFEKWILNQYFYGCANQRDYLFSAFDALSATSPSEQWRRDKIERAKKIVAEVRQLERDNKPYSAESEVKRLIPE, encoded by the coding sequence ACTTTCATCCGATGAGAAATCATCCATCTCTACATCCATAACGACCCTAAAAACCCGCCTGAACGTCCACTTCAGCTCGAAAGTGTCCGAGCACTTCCAGTTCGGCTCTTCTACGCGTGGCACGATCTTACCGCGTGCGATGGACGCGCATTCAGACATCGACTATATGATTGTTTTTTCCGAAAGGGGCTATGCGCCGCAGACCTACCTTGATCGTCTCAAGCGATTTGTAGAGACCTATTACAGCCGGTCAGAAATTTATCAATCGAGCCCGACGGTTGTTTTGGAGCTCAACCATATAAGGTTCGATCTTGTCCCTGCTCTTTCCACGGGGTGGGGCAGCTATGACATTCCCAGCGGCCTAAATAACTGGCAGTCGACAAACCCCAACGACTTCAATTCAACATTAGAAAATTCTAATAAAAACAATAGCTATCTCATTAAGCCGACGATCCGTCTGGCTAAATTCTGGAATGCAAAAAACGATTATGTGTTTGAGTCGTTCTCATTCGAGAAATGGATCTTGAATCAATATTTTTACGGCTGCGCAAACCAGCGCGACTACCTATTTTCCGCATTTGACGCGCTATCCGCCACGTCTCCTTCTGAGCAATGGCGGCGGGACAAGATCGAGAGAGCGAAGAAGATTGTAGCCGAGGTTCGACAGCTCGAGCGGGATAACAAACCCTATTCGGCAGAATCTGAAGTGAAAAGGCTTATTCCAGAGTAA